The Couchioplanes caeruleus sequence GTCGAGGTCGTCGGGGACCGGCCCGAACGGGTCACCGGCGAGCACGACCCGGGGCGCGGTCACGGCGGGGCCCCCGGGCGTCCCGGCGACCTCGGCGCTGATGTCCGCGAGGGGGCGGATCGGCGAGCGGATGATCTGCTCGCGCACCGCCGGCAGCTCCCGGTCGGTGACCGCAGCGAGGAAGAACGGCCAGAGCAGGAACGGTACGGGCTCGCCCGTGACGATCCGGTGCCATTCGGGCGCGGAGTCCTGGAACGCGCCGGAGGCGACCGCCCCGGGGGAGATTCGCTCCGATCGCCAGAACTCGTCGGTGCTGTCCCCGGCGACGTGATCGGTCACCGTCCGGTGCAGCAGCAGCCAGCCGGCGGCGGACCCGTGCGGCAGCCAGACGAACCTCGTCGTGACGGTCCTCGACCCGCTGTCCCGGCTCATCCGGCCTCCTCCGAGGGTGCGACTCACCGCAAGCAACTTAGCGCCGGAGCGCGGTGCCGTCATCGGCCGTCCGGGATCGGTCTTTTCCGATCTTCACCGGCAAGAGCTCGGCTGGAAGCGTTCTTGCGCTCTAGGGTGGGTAGGGACGGAACTTCCGCATGACCCGGGAGGATAGATGCGCATCAGCGACATACTGCGTGACAAGGGCGACCGAGTCGTCACCGTGACGCCCGACTCCACCGTCCAGGACCTGCTTGCCACCCTCGCCGAGCACGGGATCGGTGCGGCGGTCGTGTCCGCCGACGGCGCGTCCGTCGAGGGCATCGTCAGTGAGCGGGACATTGTCCGCAAGCTCGCCGTCCGCGGTGCCGCGGTGCTCACCGAGCCCGTGTCGGCGATCCACACGACCCAGGTGCACACCGTGGAGCCCGAGGCGGACCTCGCCGAGGTGGAGCGGCTCATGACCGAGCATCGCTTCCGGCACGTGCCGGTCGTCGTCGGCGGGCGGCTCTCGGGCATCGTGAGCATCGGCGACGTGGTGAAGAAGCGCATCACCGAGCTGGAGATCGAGACCACCGCCCTCAGCGGCTACATCACCGGCGAGCGCGTCTGACGGCCCGCCCGGCCGCCTCCAGGCCGGCCGGGCACCGTCAAGGCGGGTCAGCCTGCGGAGACGGAGACGGAGAGGCGGGCGCGGGCGACCGGGCATAGGTTGAGACCTATGGAACACCGCCGGCTCGGCCGGTCCGGGCTCAGAGTCTCCGTCCTGACCATGGGCACCATGACCTTCGGCGGCAAGCAATGATGCCGGGCTGTCGCGCCATCACGTGGTCGCCGGGTGCGAGGCGAGCCTGCGGCGGCTCCGTACGGATCACATTGAATGTACCCGTACTGGCATCAGGCGAAGACGGCCCGCGACCGGCTCTCCCCGGCCGACCTCACCCTGCTCGGCCCGCACCTCTGACGGTCGGGGACCGGCGGACGGCAAGAGTGTCGAGCAGCGCCTCGACCCGGACCGCGGCGTCCCGGTCGATCGCCCGCAGCGCGTTGTCGTCGAGCTGGTGATCGGTACGCATCCGCGCCGCCAGCAACGCCACGGGATCGTGGTCCGGCCCGGGTGCGCGCAGCCCCAGCAGGCACGGACCGGCGGCGGACCACAGCGTGGCGATCTCGGCGGTCACCGCGCCGGCGACCGCCTCGACGTCGCCGGCGTCCACGGACAGCACCGGCACGAGGGGCGGGTCACCGGGTGCCAGCCGGTCGCCGCGGCAGAACAACACCGGCAGGCCGGTCTCCACCTGCGGGACCGAGCCGTCGGAGAGGCTGGCAAGGAGATCGGCCAGGCGCTCGGGGACCTGGTCCGTGCCCGGGACGCACACCGCGACGATGCGCCGCCCGCCGCCGCGAGCCTTGGCCCGGGCGGTCTCGACCGCCTCGGCGGGGCTGCGCGCCGCCGTGACGTCACCACCGAAGAGCTGGGCCGCCGCCCCGACGGCACGCCACGGGCCGTCGTCGCCGGCCGCGACGAGGGCGTCCTGCGGCCCGAGGGCACACACCAGGCCGACCGCGACGGCCTCGTCGCCGGGCCGGATCGCCCGGTGCTGCTCCAGCCGCCGGACGAGAAGCATGCGGTGTAGAAGATCGGTGCGCTGGGCGGCGGTCGCCGCCGCGTGGTGGCTCATGGCCACTCCTCCCGAGGGGCCTGTCCCGCGGCAGGCCTCCACCGCATTCTCCGCCTCGGACCACCACCGGGACCAGAGCCGTGGTCGAACGGCGCGCCGGACCGGAACCGCCGTCGAAAGCCGGAGCCGCGGTAGGAGCGCCGCTCAGGCCCGGTCGGCCGGACGGTCCCAGCCGTCGCAGCGGTCGCCCTCGTGGCCGGACGGATCGCCCGGGCCGAGCAGGTCGAGCAGATCCGGTCCGGAATGGCCGGTGTCGACCGTCCGGCCGACGAGGCCGAGCTGCGCCGCACAGTCGCGGCCGAAACCCTTGACCATGCGGTCGGCGCGGGTGGGATGCCCGCACCGGGGACACTTCCGCATCGCCGCCCGCCCGCGTCTCATGATCCGAGTATGGGCGCCAGGAGCGCGATTCAGCCGGAACCGGCCGGGCCCGTCGCCGACTCACCCGAGGCCGCCAACGTGGGGTCGTCGTCGGACTCCGGCCGTTCGCCCCCCTTCTGCCGCCGGGTGCGGAGCCAGGTGATCGCCGCGGCGGCGCCCAGGACGACCAGGAGGGCCACCTTGAATCCGGCCTTGCCGAAGGACAGGAAGGCCACGGCGCGCACCAGGGCGCCGGTCCACCACGACGGATCGGTCAGCCGGCCCCAGTCGGCCCGCGGCTCCCAGCCGGCGATCCACCAGCCCGCTGCGGTGAGGCCCAGGCCGGCGGCGCCGGCCAGCAGGGCCGCGACCACGAGATGTCCCCGGCGGATGTGCTGCGTTCTACCCACGATTCCACCGTATGGGGTCAGCACCCGTCCGCCATCGGGCCGCGGACCGAGCGGAAGCCCTAACCAAAGTTGGAGGTGTCAGACTGCGACCGGCGTGGGCCGCCACTGCTCCGAGCCGAACACCTCGTAGTGGATCCGCTCGTCGCTGACGCCGCGGCGGTGCAGGCCGGCGCGCACGAGCTGCATGAACGGCACCGGCCCGCACAGGTAGACCTCGGCGCGGGGGTCCAGCGGGATCAGGTCGGGGTCGAGGCGTCCCGGGTACGCGCCGACGGCGCCCGCCGGGTTCTCGTACCAGACGAGGTGGCGGAAGGTCCGCAGCCGGGAGCCGTGGCCGCGGATGTCCGCGAGCAGTGCGTGCCGGTCGGGGCCGCGGTCCGCGTGCACGACGGTGACGTCGCGCTCGGGCCGGGTCCGGGCCACGTGGTCGAGCATGGACGCCATCGGCGTGATTCCCACCCCCGCGCTGACCAGCACGAGCGGCGTGTCGTCGTCGCGCAGGGCGAGGTCGCCGTACGGGCGGCTCAACCGCAGCCGGTCGCCGGGCCGGACCCGGTCGTGCAGGAAACCGGACACGACGCCGTCCGGTGCGCCCCCGGTGCCGCGGACCCGGCGTACGGTGATGCGCAGCGTGCCCCCGGTGGGCGCCTGCGACAGCGAGTACTGCCGGAGCTGGCGGCCGCCGCCGGGCAGCTCGACGGCGACGGTGACGTACTGCCCGGGCCGGAAGGCCGGGGCGGGGACGCCGCCGGCCGGGGCCAGCACGAACGACACGGTGTCGTCGGCCTCCGGGATCCTGCTGACCACAGTGGTCTCGAGCCACGGATCGTCGTCGTGGACCCCCGCCTCCGCGAACAGGCGTGCCTCACGGCCGATCAGGCGGGCGGCGAACAGCCAGTAGACCTCGTCCCAGGCGGCGGCGACCGCCGGCGTGACGGCGTCGCCCAGCACCGTACGGACCGCGCCCATCAGGTAGCGACCGACCATCGTGTACTGCTCGGGGCGGATGCCGAGGGCGCAGTGCCGGTGGGCGATCCGCTCGACGACGTGAGCGACGACCTCCGGTGCCGGCCCGGTCCCGACCAGGTGGGCGGCGAAGGCGGCCACCGCACCGGCCAGTGCGGAGCGCTGCTCGCCGGTGGCCTGCGCGCTGCGGCTGAACAGGTCGAGCAGGTCGGGGTTCTCGCCGAGCATCGTGTCGTAGAAGACGGCGGAGATCTCCGGCAGGTGGTCGGCGACCACCGGCAGGGTCGCGTCGATCACCGGGGCACTGGTGGCGGACAGCATGGGTCCTCCTGTCGAGGGGGTGGTGGCACGGTCAGCGGCGGCCGAGGCTCAGCAGCAGCTTCCGGGCCGGGGGCGCGGCGAGGTCGCCGACCGTGATCGGGTCGAGGCTCGTGTAGAAGGCCTCCTGCGCGCGGCGCAACGCTCCGCGGAGCCGGCAGCCGCCGCTGAGCGGGCAGGCCGGTTCGCCGTCGCAGTCCACGACCTCGCTGTCGCCCTCGAGGGCGCGCACGATGCCGCCGAGCGAGGCCGCCGGGGTGGTGGCGGCGAGGCGGACGCCGCCGCTGCGGCCCCGTACGGTCTCGATCAGAGCGAGGTGGTGGAGCCGCTGCACCACCTTGGCGAGGTGGTGGCGGGGCACGGCCAGGGCCTCGGCCAGCTCGTCGATGGTGAGCCGGTCGTCGCGGGTCGCCCCGAGCATGAGGATCCGCAGGCCGATGTCCGTGGAGCGCTGGAGTCGCACACCGAGGACCCTACGGAAAAGAGACTCTCAAAGTCCTGTTTTATGGCCGGGATCACGACGCGCGGTCAGGGACGGCTGTTGCGGGGCAGCGCGGCGAGGCTGCGGCCCCGGACCAGGGCCTGGCGGCGGCCGATCTCGCGTCCGTCGGCCGTGACCTCGACGCCGTCCACCTCGTACCAGTTGTCGTTGTCGTACAGCACCGGCCGGTTCCAGTCGATGCGCTCGACGCGCATCCGCAGGGTGCCGGCTCCGAACCGGTAGTCCGACTCGGGGAAGTGACTGACCGGGGCCGCCGGGCCGCGATTCCTGTCCATCCATCGCTCCATGGTCACCGCGTCCGTTCGCCCGGACGCCGTGCTCGCCGTCGTCGCCGATCGTCGGCGACGGCGCCCCATAGCGGGCACGCGCCCAAGCATGGCCATATGCGCAGGCCGATGCAAGTACTGCTGCACGTGCATATGCACATTGAGTCGGAAACGGAAGGTTCGGCGATGCGTCGTGTACCGATCGGTGGACACCGGCCGGATGGTCAGCCTGCCGGACCGGCGGTCTCGTCGAGGATGGCGCGCAGCATCGCGGGCGTGCGATCGGGCGGTTCGGCCGCCACGCAGGCGCGTTCCATCGTCTCGAAGTAGTGGTCCACATCGTTCGGCTTGTCGAGATAGAGCGCGCTGGTGAGCTGCTCGATGTAGACGATGTCGGAGAGCTCCGGCTCCGCGAACCGCAGGATCGCGAAGGGCAGGCCGGCGTGGGCGTGCGACGCGGCTCCCAGTGGTGCGACCTGAATGCGGACGTTCGGCAGGTCCGCGGCTTTGATCAGGGCCTCGAGCTGGCCGCGCATGACCGCCCGCCCGCCGACCGGGCGGCGCAGCACGGTCTCGTCCATCACCGTCCAGAACTGCGGCGGGTTCGCCCGGTGCAGCACCCGCTGGCGGCCCAGCCGCAGTGCCAACCGCCGGTCGATCTCGGTGGCCGGGAGCCCGGCGTGCCCGCGGGCGATCACCGCACGGGCGTAGTCGCCGGTCTGCAGCAGCCCGGGGACGAAGTGGACCTCGTACGAGCGGATCAGTGCCGCCGCCTCCTCGAGGCCCAGGTACGCCAGGAACCACGGCGGCACGACGTCGGCGAATTCCTGCCACCACCCGGGCGTGCTGGCCTGCCGGGCGAGCGTCAGCAGGTCGTCGCGCTCGTCCTCGGGCACGCCGTAGAAGGCGAGCAGGTCGGCGACGTCGCGCTCCTTGAACGGCACCCGGCCGAGTTCCATCCGGCTGATCTTCGACTCCGAGGCGCGGATCTCCCAGCCCGCGGCCTCCCGGGTGATCTCGCGGCGCTTGCGCAGGTGGCGGAGCTGGGCGCCCAGCCGGATGCGCAGCACCAGGGAGCCGGTGCCGCCGTCTGTGCCCAGCGCGGTCATCCGCTTCACCCCGATCGGCCGTCCGTCCCCTCGCGAGGTGTTTTTACCGGATGCACGTGCATCCAAACGTGCATCTTCACCGGATGATGCGCAGCCACCTGCACGATCATAGGGCCGCGCGGCCGCGCGTCCACATCGTTCACCCTGTCGCTGTCGCGTTCCATCTACATTCATGGATGCGCCGGATCCGGATGCGTGATAGATCGATGGCAGAGGCGGCCCGGTCGGCGGCCGCCGTGGCGTACCGCAAGGGAGCGTGGGCCATGACGACGACACCGGAACGGTTCGGCCGTGGAACCGGGATGTTCCGGCGCAAGCCGGTCGAGGACATCACCGACGAGCGGGAGACGGACCTGTCCCGGTCCCTGGGCCTGTGGCAGCTCACCGCGATCGGCGTCGGCGGCATCATCGGCGCCGGCATCTTCGCGCTGGCCGGCGCGGTTGCCAACGAGACCGCCGGACCGGCCGTGCTGATCTCCTTCCTGCTGGCCGGCGTCGCCAGCGCCGCCGCGGCACTGTCCTACGCGGAGTTCGCCGGTTTGATCCCGAAGGCCGGCTCCGCCTACACGTACGGCTACGTCGTGCTGGGCGAGATCGTGGGCTGGTTCATCGGCTGGGACCTGCTGCTGGAGTACACGGCCATCGTGTCCGTGGTCGCGATCGGCATCTCCGGCTACTTCTCGTTCCTCATGGGCGAGCTCGGCGTCGGCCTGCCGGCCTGGATGCTGGGTGCGCCCGGAACCGGGGACGGGCACGTCGTGGACCTGTTCGCGGTGCTGCTGTGCCTGCTGATCGCGTACCTGCTCAACCGGGGGATCCGGGCCGCGGCCCGCTTCGAGACGGCGGTGGTGGCGCTGAAGGTCGCGGTGGTCCTGCTGGTCGTCGCGGTCGGCGTCTTCTACATCCGTACGGAGAACTACCAGCCGTTCTTCCCGTTCGGCGTGAGCGGGGCGATCACCGGCGCGGCCACCGTGTTCTTCGCCGTCTTCGGCTACGACGCGATGAGCACGGCCGCCGAGGAGTCGCGCGACGCCCGCCGGCACCTGCCCCGGGCGATCATCTATTCACTGGTCTTCTCCATGGTGCTCTACGTCGCGGCGACGCTAGTGCTGACCGGCATGCAGAACTACCGCGACATCGACCCGGAGAGCGGCTTCTCCTCGGCCTTCGCCGCCGTCGGCCTCTCCGGCCTGGCCGACGTCATCGCGGTCGGCGCGATCGTCGGCATCCTCACCGTCATGTTCACGTTCATGCTGGGCGTCACCCGCATCTGGTACGCGATGAGCCGCGACGGCCTGCTCCCCGGCTGGTTCGCCCACCTTCACCCGGTGCGCCGGGTGCCGAGCCGGGTGACCTGGATCGCCGGCGTGGCCTCCGCCGTCATCGCGGGCTTCCTGCCCATCCGTGAGGCGGCCGAGCTCACGAACATCGGCATCCTGCTCGCCTTCGTCGTGGTCTGCATCGCGGTGATCGTGCTGCGCTACCGGCGCCCGGACCTGCCGCGCTCCTTCCGGCTGCCCCTGATGCCGGTGATCCCGGCGCTCGGGGTGATCTTCTCGCTCTGGCTCATCACGTTCCTGGCCCCGGTCACGTGGTTGCGCTTCGGGGTGTGGTTCCTGCTGGGGTTGGTCATCTACCTGGCCTACGGCCGCCGCCACTCGGCTCTGAACCGCTGACCTGCTCCTCAGCGGTTCCACTCGTCGAGCACGGCCGACACCTCTACCCGGTCCCGGACCGGGTCCGGTGCCGGCCGCGGCGCGGCGGCGGGGGTGCGGCCGAAGCGCGGCGCGGGGGCGGGCTGCACCTCGGCGCCGACGTCCACGAAGGTGCCGCGTGCCGTGTGGTGCGGGTGGCCGGGCGCCTCGGCGGGCGACAGCACCGGGGCCACGCACGCGTCCAGGTCCTCGAAGACTTTCGTCCACTCGGCCCGGGTACGCCGGGCGAACCGGTCCGCGAAGCGTCGCCGCAGCGCGTCGCGGCCCGCCGGATCGTCGCGGTCCGGCAGGGTGGCGTCGCCGTCCAGGCCGAGCCCGGCGAGCAACTGCGCGTAGAACGCCGGCTCGAGCGCGCCCACGGCCATGTGCCCGCCGTCGGCCGTGGCGTACGTGTCGTAGTAGGGCGACCCGCCGTCCAGCAGGTTGGTGCCCCGCGGCCCGGACCACTGACCGGTGGCGATCATCCCGTGCAGGAAAGCGGTCAGCAGCGCCGAACCGTCCACCATGGCCGCGTCCACGACCTGCCCCGCGCCCGAGCGTTCCCGTTCGAGCAGGGCGGCGAGCACGCCCACGGCCAGCAGCATGCCGCCGCCGGCGAAGTCGCCGAGCAGGTTCAGCGGGGCGTGCGGGGGCTGGCCGGCCCGGCCGAGCGGTTCCAGGGCGCCGGACAGCGCGATGTAGTCGATGTCGTGCCCGGCCCGGTGCGCCAGCGGTCCCTGCTGGCCCCAGCCGGTCATCCGGGCGTACACCAGGCGGGGGTTGCGCTCCAGGCACACGTCGGGACCGAAGCCGAGTCGTTCGGCGACGCCCGGCCGGTACGCCTCCACGAGCACGTCGGCGTGCGCGGTC is a genomic window containing:
- a CDS encoding CBS domain-containing protein; its protein translation is MRISDILRDKGDRVVTVTPDSTVQDLLATLAEHGIGAAVVSADGASVEGIVSERDIVRKLAVRGAAVLTEPVSAIHTTQVHTVEPEADLAEVERLMTEHRFRHVPVVVGGRLSGIVSIGDVVKKRITELEIETTALSGYITGERV
- a CDS encoding globin domain-containing protein: MLSATSAPVIDATLPVVADHLPEISAVFYDTMLGENPDLLDLFSRSAQATGEQRSALAGAVAAFAAHLVGTGPAPEVVAHVVERIAHRHCALGIRPEQYTMVGRYLMGAVRTVLGDAVTPAVAAAWDEVYWLFAARLIGREARLFAEAGVHDDDPWLETTVVSRIPEADDTVSFVLAPAGGVPAPAFRPGQYVTVAVELPGGGRQLRQYSLSQAPTGGTLRITVRRVRGTGGAPDGVVSGFLHDRVRPGDRLRLSRPYGDLALRDDDTPLVLVSAGVGITPMASMLDHVARTRPERDVTVVHADRGPDRHALLADIRGHGSRLRTFRHLVWYENPAGAVGAYPGRLDPDLIPLDPRAEVYLCGPVPFMQLVRAGLHRRGVSDERIHYEVFGSEQWRPTPVAV
- a CDS encoding RrF2 family transcriptional regulator, translated to MRLQRSTDIGLRILMLGATRDDRLTIDELAEALAVPRHHLAKVVQRLHHLALIETVRGRSGGVRLAATTPAASLGGIVRALEGDSEVVDCDGEPACPLSGGCRLRGALRRAQEAFYTSLDPITVGDLAAPPARKLLLSLGRR
- a CDS encoding helix-turn-helix domain-containing protein; the protein is MTALGTDGGTGSLVLRIRLGAQLRHLRKRREITREAAGWEIRASESKISRMELGRVPFKERDVADLLAFYGVPEDERDDLLTLARQASTPGWWQEFADVVPPWFLAYLGLEEAAALIRSYEVHFVPGLLQTGDYARAVIARGHAGLPATEIDRRLALRLGRQRVLHRANPPQFWTVMDETVLRRPVGGRAVMRGQLEALIKAADLPNVRIQVAPLGAASHAHAGLPFAILRFAEPELSDIVYIEQLTSALYLDKPNDVDHYFETMERACVAAEPPDRTPAMLRAILDETAGPAG
- a CDS encoding amino acid permease; this encodes MTTTPERFGRGTGMFRRKPVEDITDERETDLSRSLGLWQLTAIGVGGIIGAGIFALAGAVANETAGPAVLISFLLAGVASAAAALSYAEFAGLIPKAGSAYTYGYVVLGEIVGWFIGWDLLLEYTAIVSVVAIGISGYFSFLMGELGVGLPAWMLGAPGTGDGHVVDLFAVLLCLLIAYLLNRGIRAAARFETAVVALKVAVVLLVVAVGVFYIRTENYQPFFPFGVSGAITGAATVFFAVFGYDAMSTAAEESRDARRHLPRAIIYSLVFSMVLYVAATLVLTGMQNYRDIDPESGFSSAFAAVGLSGLADVIAVGAIVGILTVMFTFMLGVTRIWYAMSRDGLLPGWFAHLHPVRRVPSRVTWIAGVASAVIAGFLPIREAAELTNIGILLAFVVVCIAVIVLRYRRPDLPRSFRLPLMPVIPALGVIFSLWLITFLAPVTWLRFGVWFLLGLVIYLAYGRRHSALNR
- a CDS encoding CaiB/BaiF CoA transferase family protein; its protein translation is MSGPAQGPLAGVRVVELASLAPAPFGCMVLADLGADVVRVDRPGPGGGFAPPARGPLHRSRRVTALDLKSPAGVAGLLRLTAHADVLVEAYRPGVAERLGFGPDVCLERNPRLVYARMTGWGQQGPLAHRAGHDIDYIALSGALEPLGRAGQPPHAPLNLLGDFAGGGMLLAVGVLAALLERERSGAGQVVDAAMVDGSALLTAFLHGMIATGQWSGPRGTNLLDGGSPYYDTYATADGGHMAVGALEPAFYAQLLAGLGLDGDATLPDRDDPAGRDALRRRFADRFARRTRAEWTKVFEDLDACVAPVLSPAEAPGHPHHTARGTFVDVGAEVQPAPAPRFGRTPAAAPRPAPDPVRDRVEVSAVLDEWNR